Proteins encoded in a region of the Sebastes fasciatus isolate fSebFas1 chromosome 9, fSebFas1.pri, whole genome shotgun sequence genome:
- the washc2c gene encoding WASH complex subunit 2 isoform X7, whose translation MSGLPGGIANGPSRSEHLEQDAQIWERPWTLEEMRQSSANWSLAADSGLFLFLQDFSQRMLSKTHDIEKQLDSLINDTKATDSCLHSVFNDFLMLSNTQFIENRVYDEEVEETIPKADALEKQPEQEKTREQKEAELIPKMQEAVNHGLRVLESAFEHLDIKAGNSDSEDEEVTDRVEAILEPKDLYVDRPLPYLIGSQAFMEQEDVGLGDLSSDEMSVDSDRDSVIESEDGKEAVHSDDDFNQEEDEGHNNIRKKSSMLSYEDDEEEEDEDSDIFGESDRDDDDDDDDNDTKNTGPSSFADELAARIKGEPVNKPEGDRASLASKKKSKSRKEPKPAKPQADEDSDDMFKPPKMDDDEFSPFGGKSGLFSGGRGLFDDDDEGDLFAEAPKPPVPVEKKVLNESTKSTDQIAESVKPGKKKIPAGAVSIFPDNSLFSSGNDSDSVGSKENGSPAPKTNAASKQVPTGAAVGGGGSGLFDEEEEDDDFFSGKSLKKSDSAGQKKPKKAVDLFDEDNEDGDIFSEKYSVSTPAQSKKEVVEEQVKPPEKKMPAGAISLFGPGTQSLLSEGLKKRQQSTSEESEKSEENGPAPHAAKPAAKPAVKPAVKQKPQTRGLFSDDEDTQASPTIPKSQSKPELTSQGKTSKAPLSLFDDEEEEDLFAAAAKSKSKPNQPKASTPQPSKAESSSLFSDDEDQWVTSKSSAGKPEVKTGGMKASASAPSSLPSAKMSHKSSLFDNDDDDDLFAPTTESSQKKSQRVALLFEDEGDVEDKGSLFGVKPAVNTNTAAPAAKTSAVASQSSPLLEKPEEVVVSTTAAEDKPSEQEKPAAKTPEPLPSAPSPEISESKKKPAGAVSLFGGIDVFANKQTKSPLDEDDNGDSFLSEDSPPPNVKKEEKKEEKVKTNTVSLFDAEEEDESDWNDPIFPPSKPAASNTLKPTEERPQAKSTGVFQDEELLFSQTQQKDNDPDVDLFATSGKAASSKLSSAKPAAQSLFADDDEDDLFSSIKPKAPRPKIAEKPSKPNERAPLASPESVSEIQANLMINPAALLPGAVPSMPGAVSVLPGMAPSSSSGVSSSSLSPSPVTTPVGAQADREGGVSFDIPVEVTTLQSAHKGRAKGSVQRRPQSRAARQQAAQRTVKDKKETVGGDVLGPNPSLSGLALPPPDKSSQTRGSPTLPNSTAPAAASPSQSSLPEISPRPSVLTLPVSTNTGKKDSSKDSSVTKVLPSPDEDDLFASDGLFGATSVTNTPSARQTTKTTQPQASSEVGLKKDESTPPSIFDANTGDLFQKVKPRSTTKKAMVSSFLEEDDDDEDIFGLSNSSTPTSTSSKEIKNSSSFSKQDIFQDEVAAVPKVHKKHKEKSLDASLFDDNIDIFADLTDTLKPKQKSKTKGETKSIFDDDMDDIFSPSTVKPVTKAPQKSKKTPPSQETSTAADSSNIFDDPLNALGGN comes from the exons ATGAGCGGGTTGCCGGGGGGAATAGCAAATGGCCCAAGCAGGAGTGAACACTTAGAGCAAGATGCTCAGATTTGGGAGAGACCCTGGACTCTTGAAGAGATGCGGCAGAGCAGTGCCAACTGGTCTTTGGCAGCCGACTCGGGG ctCTTCCTGTTCCTCCAAGACTTCTCTCAGAGAATGCTGTCAAAGACCCACGATATTGAAAAGCAGTTGGACAGTCTGATTAATGACACCAAGGCCACAGACAGCTGCTTGCACTCTGTCTTTAACGACTTTCTCATGCTGTCCAATACACAGTTTatagaaaat AGAGTGTATGATGAGGAGGTAGAAGAGACTATTCCTAAGGCTGATGCTTTGGAGAAGCAGCCTGAGCAG GAGAAGACTCGAGAGCAGAAAGAGGCAGAGTTGATCCCGAAGATGCAGGAAGCTGTAAACCATGGCCTGAGAGTTCTGGAGTCAGCCTTTGAGCATCTGGACATCAAAGCGGGAAACTCTGACTCAGAGGACGAGGAGGTCACAGACCGAGTGGAGGCCATCCTGGAGCCTAAG GATCTTTATGTGGACAGGCCACTTCCATATCTGATTGGTTCCCAGGCCTTCATGGAACAGGAGGATGTTGGACTTGGGGACCTTTCAAGTGATG AAATGTCAGTTGACAGTGACCGAGACAGTGTAATTGAGAGCGAAGATGGCAAAGAAGCAGTT cattCAGATGATGACTTTAatcaggaggaggatgaaggtcACAATAACATTAGGAAG AAGTCCTCCATGTTGAGTTATGAGgacgatgaagaggaggaggatgaggattcTGACATATTTGGAGAATCAGAcagggatgatgatgatgacgacgacGACAACGACACAAAG AACACAGGCCCGTCATCTTTTGCTGATGAGCTGGCAGCCCGAATCAAGGGCGAACCAGTTAACAAACCAGAAGGAGATCGTGCAT CATTGGCATCTAAGAAGAAAAGTAAAAGCAGGAAAGAACCAAAGCCTGCAAAGCCACAGG CTGACGAGGACAGCGATGACATGTTTAAGCCACCGAAGATGGACGACGATGAATTCTCCCCGTTTGGAGGGAAAAGTGGCCTCTTCAGTGGAGGAAGAGGCCTGTTTGACGATGACGACGAG GGGGATCTTTTCGCTGAGGCACCGAAACCTCCAGTGCCCGTAGAGAAAAAGGTGCTGAATGAAAGCACGAAAAGCACAGATCAAATTGCAG AATCCGTCAAACCTGGAAAGAAGAAGATTCCAGCGGGTGCCGTTTCAATATTCCCAG ATAACAGCCTGTTCAGTTCAGGGAATGACTCTGATTCAGTTGGGAGCAAGGAGAATGGGTCTCCAGCTCCTAAGACCAATGCTGCCTCCAAACAGGTTCCTACGGGAGCTGCTGTTGGCGGAGGAGGAAGTGGGCTGtttgatgaagaggaagaggatgacgaCTTCTTCAGTggtaaaagtctgaaaaagtctgacTCTG CTGGACAGAAGAAGCCCAAGAAAGCTGTTGACCTTTTCGATGAAGACAATGAGGATGGTGACATATTCAGTGAGAAGTACAGTGTGTCGACTCCAGCCCAGAGCAAGAAGGAAGTAGTGGAAGAGCAGGTTAAACCACCTGAGAAAAAG ATGCCGGCAGGCGCCATCTCTCTGTTTGGACCCGGGACTCAAAGCTTGCTCAGTGAGGGCCTGAAAAAGCGTCAGCAGTCTACCAGCGAGGAGTCTGAGAAATCCGAGGAG AACGGGCCGGCTCCGCATGCTGCGAAGCCTGCTGCAAAGCCTGCTGTCAAGCCTGCTGTCAAGCAGAAACCCCAGACCAGAGGCCTCTTTTCCGATGATGAAGACACACAG GCATCTCCAACTATCCCTAAGAGCCAGTCTAAGCCTGAACTTACAAGCCAGGGCAAAACCAGCAAGGCCCCTTTGTCATTATTTGAcgatgaggaagaagag GATCTGTTTGCAGCTGCAGCAAAGTCTAAATCAAAACCTAATCAACCTAAAGCCTCCACGCCGCAACCCAGTAAAGCTGAGTCCAGCTCCCTCTTCAGTGATGATGAG GACCAGTGGGTGACTTCTAAAAGTAGTGCTGGGAAGCCAGAGGTCAAGACAGGAGGGATGAAGGCCAGTGCCAGTGCTCCTTCCAGTCTCCCCAGTGCCAAAATGTCTCACAAAAGCAGCCTTtttgataatgatgatgacgaCGACCTGTTTGCGCCAACAACAGAGTCAAG CCAGAAGAAGTCTCAGAGAGTTGCTCTCTTGTTTGAAGACGAGGGTGATGTTGAAGATAAAGGATCTCTCTTTGGCGTCAAACCTGCTGTCAACACAAACACTGCAGCCCCAGCTGCTAAG ACATCTGCTGTGGCCTCTCAGTCATCCCCTCTGTTAGAGAAACCAGAGGAGGTTGTAGTTTCTACGACAGCAGCAGAGGACAAGCCTTCAGAGCAGGAGAAGCCAGCAGCAAAGACTCCTGAGCCGCTCCCGTCAGCGCCCTCGCCAGAGATCAGCGAAAGTAAAAAGAAGCCTGCCGGAGCAGTCAGTCTTTTTGGAGGCATCGACGTCTTTGCCAACAAGCAGACAAAGAGCCCGTTGGATGAAGATGACAACGGTGACAGCTTCCTCTCTGAGGACAGCCCACCACCAAATGtcaagaaggaggagaagaaggaggagaaagtcaaaacaaacactgttAGTCTATTTGACGCCGAGGAGGAAGATGAGTCCGATTGGAATGACCCGATATTCCCACCCAGTAAACCCGCAGCAAGCAACACACTAAAG CCTACAGAGGAGCGACCACAAGCAAAGAGCACAGGTGTGTTCCAGGATGAGGAGCTGCTGTTCAGTCAGACGCAGCAGAAGGACAACGACCCGGATGTTGACCTGTTTGCCACCTCAGGGAAAGCTGCG AGCTCCAAGCTCAGCTCAGCGAAGCCAGCAGCACAAAGTCTGTTCGCAGATGACGATGAGGATGACCTCTTCAGCTCCATCAAGCCAAAAGCTCCTCGTCCG AAAATTGCAGAGAAGCCCAGTAAACCTAATGAGAGAGCACCACTAGCAAGTCCAGAGTCTGTATCTGAGATTCAG GCCAATTTGATGATCAACCCGGCTGCGTTGCTCCCCGGTGCTGTCCCCAGTATGCCAGGGGCCGTAAGTGTCCTCCCTGGCATGGCTCCTAGTTCCTCCTCTGGGGTGTCCAGCTCCAGCCTGAGCCCCAGCCCTGTCACGACTCCTGTAGGAGCCCAGGCAGACCGCGAGGGAGGAGTGAGCTTCGACATCCCAGTCGAGGTTACAACACTGCAGAGCGCACACAAG GGACGTGCCAAAGGTTCTGTACAACGGAGACCGCAGTCCAGAGCAGCGAGGCAGCAAGCAGCCCAAAGGACTGTAAAGGATAAAAAAGAGACCGTGGGTGGAGACGTTCTCGGGCCGAACCCCAGTCTGTCTGGTTTAGCCTTACCTCCACCAGACAAGTCCAGCCAGACACGTGGCAGTCCGACACTACCTAACTCGACTGCACCCGCAGCCGCCTCACCTTCTCAATCCTCTCTCCCTGAAATCTCCCCCAGACCCTCTGTTCTGACACTACCAGTATCTACAAACACTGGAAAGAAAGACTCCAGTAAAGACAGCAGCGTTACCAAGGTGCTGCCGTCTCCTGATGAGGATGACCTTTTTGCCTCGGACGGTCTGTTTGGGGCCACCTCGGTCACTAACACACCCTCCGCCAGACAAACTACCAAGACTACACAACCTCAGGCCAGTAGCGAGGTGGGATTGAAGAAAGACGAAAGCACTCCCCCGTCCATTTTTGATGCCAACACTGGCGACCTTTTCCAAAAGGTCAAACCAAGGTCAACTACTAAGAAAGCCATGGTCTCGTCCTTTTtggaagaagatgatgatgatgaggacatCTTTGGTTTGAGCAACAGCTCCACTCCCACGTCCACGAGTAGTAAAGAAATCAAGAACAGCAGTAGCTTTTCAAAGCAGGACATCTTCCAG GATGAAGTAGCCGCTGTGCCTAAAGTTCACAAGAAGCACAAAGAGAAGAGCCTTGATGCCAGCTTGTTCGACGACAACATAGACATTTTTGCCGACCTGACGGACActttaaaaccaaaacagaaGTCCAAGACAAAGGGAGAGACCAAGTCAATATTTGATGATGACATGG ATGACATCTTCTCACCAAGCACAGTAAAACCAGTCACGAAGGCTccccagaaatcaaagaaaacACCACCGTCTCAGGAGACCAGTACAGCAGCAGATTCAAGCAACATATTTGATGATCCACTTAATGCTCTTGGTGGGAACTGA
- the washc2c gene encoding WASH complex subunit 2 isoform X3 yields MSGLPGGIANGPSRSEHLEQDAQIWERPWTLEEMRQSSANWSLAADSGLFLFLQDFSQRMLSKTHDIEKQLDSLINDTKATDSCLHSVFNDFLMLSNTQFIENRVYDEEVEETIPKADALEKQPEQEKTREQKEAELIPKMQEAVNHGLRVLESAFEHLDIKAGNSDSEDEEVTDRVEAILEPKDLYVDRPLPYLIGSQAFMEQEDVGLGDLSSDEMSVDSDRDSVIESEDGKEAVHSDDDFNQEEDEGHNNIRKKSSMLSYEDDEEEEDEDSDIFGESDRDDDDDDDDNDTKVCTGPSSFADELAARIKGEPVNKPEGDRASLASKKKSKSRKEPKPAKPQADEDSDDMFKPPKMDDDEFSPFGGKSGLFSGGRGLFDDDDEGDLFAEAPKPPVPVEKKVLNESTKSTDQIAESVKPGKKKIPAGAVSIFPDNSLFSSGNDSDSVGSKENGSPAPKTNAASKQVPTGAAVGGGGSGLFDEEEEDDDFFSGKSLKKSDSAGQKKPKKAVDLFDEDNEDGDIFSEKYSVSTPAQSKKEVVEEQVKPPEKKMPAGAISLFGPGTQSLLSEGLKKRQQSTSEESEKSEENGPAPHAAKPAAKPAVKPAVKQKPQTRGLFSDDEDTQASPTIPKSQSKPELTSQGKTSKAPLSLFDDEEEEDLFAAAAKSKSKPNQPKASTPQPSKAESSSLFSDDEDQWVTSKSSAGKPEVKTGGMKASASAPSSLPSAKMSHKSSLFDNDDDDDLFAPTTESSQKKSQRVALLFEDEGDVEDKGSLFGVKPAVNTNTAAPAAKTSAVASQSSPLLEKPEEVVVSTTAAEDKPSEQEKPAAKTPEPLPSAPSPEISESKKKPAGAVSLFGGIDVFANKQTKSPLDEDDNGDSFLSEDSPPPNVKKEEKKEEKVKTNTVSLFDAEEEDESDWNDPIFPPSKPAASNTLKPTEERPQAKSTGVFQDEELLFSQTQQKDNDPDVDLFATSGKAASSKLSSAKPAAQSLFADDDEDDLFSSIKPKAPRPKIAEKPSKPNERAPLASPESVSEIQKPAPSPVKPKDSSSRIGKLQANLMINPAALLPGAVPSMPGAVSVLPGMAPSSSSGVSSSSLSPSPVTTPVGAQADREGGVSFDIPVEVTTLQSAHKGRAKGSVQRRPQSRAARQQAAQRTVKDKKETVGGDVLGPNPSLSGLALPPPDKSSQTRGSPTLPNSTAPAAASPSQSSLPEISPRPSVLTLPVSTNTGKKDSSKDSSVTKVLPSPDEDDLFASDGLFGATSVTNTPSARQTTKTTQPQASSEVGLKKDESTPPSIFDANTGDLFQKVKPRSTTKKAMVSSFLEEDDDDEDIFGLSNSSTPTSTSSKEIKNSSSFSKQDIFQDEVAAVPKVHKKHKEKSLDASLFDDNIDIFADLTDTLKPKQKSKTKGETKSIFDDDMDDIFSPSTVKPVTKAPQKSKKTPPSQETSTAADSSNIFDDPLNALGGN; encoded by the exons ATGAGCGGGTTGCCGGGGGGAATAGCAAATGGCCCAAGCAGGAGTGAACACTTAGAGCAAGATGCTCAGATTTGGGAGAGACCCTGGACTCTTGAAGAGATGCGGCAGAGCAGTGCCAACTGGTCTTTGGCAGCCGACTCGGGG ctCTTCCTGTTCCTCCAAGACTTCTCTCAGAGAATGCTGTCAAAGACCCACGATATTGAAAAGCAGTTGGACAGTCTGATTAATGACACCAAGGCCACAGACAGCTGCTTGCACTCTGTCTTTAACGACTTTCTCATGCTGTCCAATACACAGTTTatagaaaat AGAGTGTATGATGAGGAGGTAGAAGAGACTATTCCTAAGGCTGATGCTTTGGAGAAGCAGCCTGAGCAG GAGAAGACTCGAGAGCAGAAAGAGGCAGAGTTGATCCCGAAGATGCAGGAAGCTGTAAACCATGGCCTGAGAGTTCTGGAGTCAGCCTTTGAGCATCTGGACATCAAAGCGGGAAACTCTGACTCAGAGGACGAGGAGGTCACAGACCGAGTGGAGGCCATCCTGGAGCCTAAG GATCTTTATGTGGACAGGCCACTTCCATATCTGATTGGTTCCCAGGCCTTCATGGAACAGGAGGATGTTGGACTTGGGGACCTTTCAAGTGATG AAATGTCAGTTGACAGTGACCGAGACAGTGTAATTGAGAGCGAAGATGGCAAAGAAGCAGTT cattCAGATGATGACTTTAatcaggaggaggatgaaggtcACAATAACATTAGGAAG AAGTCCTCCATGTTGAGTTATGAGgacgatgaagaggaggaggatgaggattcTGACATATTTGGAGAATCAGAcagggatgatgatgatgacgacgacGACAACGACACAAAGGTATGC ACAGGCCCGTCATCTTTTGCTGATGAGCTGGCAGCCCGAATCAAGGGCGAACCAGTTAACAAACCAGAAGGAGATCGTGCAT CATTGGCATCTAAGAAGAAAAGTAAAAGCAGGAAAGAACCAAAGCCTGCAAAGCCACAGG CTGACGAGGACAGCGATGACATGTTTAAGCCACCGAAGATGGACGACGATGAATTCTCCCCGTTTGGAGGGAAAAGTGGCCTCTTCAGTGGAGGAAGAGGCCTGTTTGACGATGACGACGAG GGGGATCTTTTCGCTGAGGCACCGAAACCTCCAGTGCCCGTAGAGAAAAAGGTGCTGAATGAAAGCACGAAAAGCACAGATCAAATTGCAG AATCCGTCAAACCTGGAAAGAAGAAGATTCCAGCGGGTGCCGTTTCAATATTCCCAG ATAACAGCCTGTTCAGTTCAGGGAATGACTCTGATTCAGTTGGGAGCAAGGAGAATGGGTCTCCAGCTCCTAAGACCAATGCTGCCTCCAAACAGGTTCCTACGGGAGCTGCTGTTGGCGGAGGAGGAAGTGGGCTGtttgatgaagaggaagaggatgacgaCTTCTTCAGTggtaaaagtctgaaaaagtctgacTCTG CTGGACAGAAGAAGCCCAAGAAAGCTGTTGACCTTTTCGATGAAGACAATGAGGATGGTGACATATTCAGTGAGAAGTACAGTGTGTCGACTCCAGCCCAGAGCAAGAAGGAAGTAGTGGAAGAGCAGGTTAAACCACCTGAGAAAAAG ATGCCGGCAGGCGCCATCTCTCTGTTTGGACCCGGGACTCAAAGCTTGCTCAGTGAGGGCCTGAAAAAGCGTCAGCAGTCTACCAGCGAGGAGTCTGAGAAATCCGAGGAG AACGGGCCGGCTCCGCATGCTGCGAAGCCTGCTGCAAAGCCTGCTGTCAAGCCTGCTGTCAAGCAGAAACCCCAGACCAGAGGCCTCTTTTCCGATGATGAAGACACACAG GCATCTCCAACTATCCCTAAGAGCCAGTCTAAGCCTGAACTTACAAGCCAGGGCAAAACCAGCAAGGCCCCTTTGTCATTATTTGAcgatgaggaagaagag GATCTGTTTGCAGCTGCAGCAAAGTCTAAATCAAAACCTAATCAACCTAAAGCCTCCACGCCGCAACCCAGTAAAGCTGAGTCCAGCTCCCTCTTCAGTGATGATGAG GACCAGTGGGTGACTTCTAAAAGTAGTGCTGGGAAGCCAGAGGTCAAGACAGGAGGGATGAAGGCCAGTGCCAGTGCTCCTTCCAGTCTCCCCAGTGCCAAAATGTCTCACAAAAGCAGCCTTtttgataatgatgatgacgaCGACCTGTTTGCGCCAACAACAGAGTCAAG CCAGAAGAAGTCTCAGAGAGTTGCTCTCTTGTTTGAAGACGAGGGTGATGTTGAAGATAAAGGATCTCTCTTTGGCGTCAAACCTGCTGTCAACACAAACACTGCAGCCCCAGCTGCTAAG ACATCTGCTGTGGCCTCTCAGTCATCCCCTCTGTTAGAGAAACCAGAGGAGGTTGTAGTTTCTACGACAGCAGCAGAGGACAAGCCTTCAGAGCAGGAGAAGCCAGCAGCAAAGACTCCTGAGCCGCTCCCGTCAGCGCCCTCGCCAGAGATCAGCGAAAGTAAAAAGAAGCCTGCCGGAGCAGTCAGTCTTTTTGGAGGCATCGACGTCTTTGCCAACAAGCAGACAAAGAGCCCGTTGGATGAAGATGACAACGGTGACAGCTTCCTCTCTGAGGACAGCCCACCACCAAATGtcaagaaggaggagaagaaggaggagaaagtcaaaacaaacactgttAGTCTATTTGACGCCGAGGAGGAAGATGAGTCCGATTGGAATGACCCGATATTCCCACCCAGTAAACCCGCAGCAAGCAACACACTAAAG CCTACAGAGGAGCGACCACAAGCAAAGAGCACAGGTGTGTTCCAGGATGAGGAGCTGCTGTTCAGTCAGACGCAGCAGAAGGACAACGACCCGGATGTTGACCTGTTTGCCACCTCAGGGAAAGCTGCG AGCTCCAAGCTCAGCTCAGCGAAGCCAGCAGCACAAAGTCTGTTCGCAGATGACGATGAGGATGACCTCTTCAGCTCCATCAAGCCAAAAGCTCCTCGTCCG AAAATTGCAGAGAAGCCCAGTAAACCTAATGAGAGAGCACCACTAGCAAGTCCAGAGTCTGTATCTGAGATTCAG AAACCTGCACCAAGCCCTGTAAAACCTAAAGATTCCTCATCAAGGATTGGGAAGCTTCAa GCCAATTTGATGATCAACCCGGCTGCGTTGCTCCCCGGTGCTGTCCCCAGTATGCCAGGGGCCGTAAGTGTCCTCCCTGGCATGGCTCCTAGTTCCTCCTCTGGGGTGTCCAGCTCCAGCCTGAGCCCCAGCCCTGTCACGACTCCTGTAGGAGCCCAGGCAGACCGCGAGGGAGGAGTGAGCTTCGACATCCCAGTCGAGGTTACAACACTGCAGAGCGCACACAAG GGACGTGCCAAAGGTTCTGTACAACGGAGACCGCAGTCCAGAGCAGCGAGGCAGCAAGCAGCCCAAAGGACTGTAAAGGATAAAAAAGAGACCGTGGGTGGAGACGTTCTCGGGCCGAACCCCAGTCTGTCTGGTTTAGCCTTACCTCCACCAGACAAGTCCAGCCAGACACGTGGCAGTCCGACACTACCTAACTCGACTGCACCCGCAGCCGCCTCACCTTCTCAATCCTCTCTCCCTGAAATCTCCCCCAGACCCTCTGTTCTGACACTACCAGTATCTACAAACACTGGAAAGAAAGACTCCAGTAAAGACAGCAGCGTTACCAAGGTGCTGCCGTCTCCTGATGAGGATGACCTTTTTGCCTCGGACGGTCTGTTTGGGGCCACCTCGGTCACTAACACACCCTCCGCCAGACAAACTACCAAGACTACACAACCTCAGGCCAGTAGCGAGGTGGGATTGAAGAAAGACGAAAGCACTCCCCCGTCCATTTTTGATGCCAACACTGGCGACCTTTTCCAAAAGGTCAAACCAAGGTCAACTACTAAGAAAGCCATGGTCTCGTCCTTTTtggaagaagatgatgatgatgaggacatCTTTGGTTTGAGCAACAGCTCCACTCCCACGTCCACGAGTAGTAAAGAAATCAAGAACAGCAGTAGCTTTTCAAAGCAGGACATCTTCCAG GATGAAGTAGCCGCTGTGCCTAAAGTTCACAAGAAGCACAAAGAGAAGAGCCTTGATGCCAGCTTGTTCGACGACAACATAGACATTTTTGCCGACCTGACGGACActttaaaaccaaaacagaaGTCCAAGACAAAGGGAGAGACCAAGTCAATATTTGATGATGACATGG ATGACATCTTCTCACCAAGCACAGTAAAACCAGTCACGAAGGCTccccagaaatcaaagaaaacACCACCGTCTCAGGAGACCAGTACAGCAGCAGATTCAAGCAACATATTTGATGATCCACTTAATGCTCTTGGTGGGAACTGA